In Terriglobales bacterium, one genomic interval encodes:
- a CDS encoding cupin domain-containing protein, with amino-acid sequence MIKNPQNSEHYTWGKNCDGWHLVKDNRLSVIYERMPPGTSEARHYHNQAQQFFFILEGAAVLEVEEKEFTLNRQDGLHISPGQAHRIFNKSENDLVFLVISQPPSHRDRVNTES; translated from the coding sequence ATGATAAAGAACCCGCAGAACTCCGAGCACTACACCTGGGGGAAGAATTGCGACGGCTGGCATCTGGTGAAAGATAACAGACTGAGCGTGATCTACGAGCGCATGCCTCCGGGAACTTCAGAAGCGCGTCATTATCACAACCAGGCCCAGCAGTTCTTTTTTATTCTCGAGGGTGCAGCGGTTCTTGAAGTGGAAGAGAAGGAGTTTACTCTGAATCGACAAGACGGGTTACACATCTCTCCGGGCCAGGCTCATCGAATCTTCAACAAATCCGAAAATGACTTGGTATTTCTTGTAATATCGCAGCCGCCATCGCACCGCGACCGGGTTAACACAGAAAGTTAG
- a CDS encoding YtxH domain-containing protein — translation MSDRDGSNAIMWFLAGLGLGALVGVLYAPRSGRETRQAILDAAEEGRDYLVTKGSAAREQVTEWASKGKDAVKQQKEQFKAAYEAGRQAYRDTATTEKS, via the coding sequence ATGTCAGATCGCGACGGCAGTAACGCCATCATGTGGTTTTTAGCAGGCTTGGGGCTGGGAGCTCTGGTGGGCGTGCTCTATGCTCCACGTTCGGGGCGGGAAACACGGCAAGCCATTTTGGACGCCGCCGAAGAGGGCCGCGATTATCTGGTCACCAAGGGCTCGGCCGCCCGTGAACAGGTAACCGAATGGGCATCCAAAGGCAAAGACGCCGTGAAGCAGCAGAAAGAACAGTTCAAAGCTGCTTATGAAGCCGGACGCCAGGCATACCGGGACACGGCAACCACAGAGAAATCTTAA
- a CDS encoding enoyl-CoA hydratase/isomerase family protein — protein MATATEIKPLINYKVDEGVAVIEMHDPPANTYTYEMNRQLDDAILQARMDNNAHVILLTGAGDKFFSAGANIRMLASVDPTFKYYFCLHANETLLRLEHTPKLVIAAINGHCVGGGLEIAMAADIRIARKDAGKIGLPEVNLGVLPGTGGTQRLSRMVGKSKAIELMVIGNTFSFEEAKELGILNDIFERENFMENIMDYARQFCPPNKASKAVGRIKRAVQTGWEIPMESALAVERENQQLLFQSEDAKEGLNAYVEKRPATFKAK, from the coding sequence ATGGCAACAGCGACCGAGATCAAACCGCTGATCAATTACAAAGTAGATGAAGGCGTAGCCGTCATCGAGATGCACGACCCGCCGGCCAATACCTACACCTATGAGATGAACCGGCAGCTCGATGACGCCATCCTGCAAGCCCGCATGGATAACAACGCGCATGTCATCCTGCTCACCGGCGCGGGTGACAAGTTTTTCTCCGCTGGCGCGAACATCCGTATGCTGGCCAGCGTGGATCCGACCTTCAAGTATTACTTCTGCCTGCACGCCAACGAGACCCTGTTGCGTCTGGAGCACACGCCCAAACTGGTGATCGCCGCGATCAACGGTCATTGCGTGGGTGGTGGACTTGAAATCGCCATGGCGGCTGATATCCGCATAGCACGCAAGGACGCAGGCAAGATTGGCCTGCCCGAAGTCAACCTGGGCGTGCTGCCTGGGACCGGAGGAACTCAGCGCCTCTCGCGCATGGTAGGCAAATCCAAGGCCATTGAGCTGATGGTAATAGGGAATACCTTTTCCTTCGAAGAAGCCAAAGAGTTGGGGATTCTCAACGACATCTTTGAGCGCGAGAACTTCATGGAAAACATCATGGATTACGCCCGCCAGTTCTGCCCACCCAATAAAGCGTCCAAGGCCGTAGGACGAATCAAGCGCGCGGTGCAGACGGGCTGGGAAATCCCGATGGAATCGGCGCTGGCAGTGGAGCGAGAGAACCAGCAACTACTCTTCCAGAGTGAAGACGCCAAAGAAGGTCTGAACGCTTATGTAGAGAAGCGCCCAGCAACCTTCAAGGCCAAGTGA
- a CDS encoding M56 family metallopeptidase has protein sequence MSIYMIAAFSPLAWTILGTSVANHLWQSTLFAAVAWLLTLALRNNRAQVRYWLWLAASVKFLIPFSLLIGMGSHLGWPKAAVVLQPGVSVVMQEIGQPFAQATPRYAAVPAASTALLPALLLVVWLCGCVGVLLFWWSRWRRVTRAVCGAFPLQSGRELDAQRRLESRGIAGPIKIIASKSALEPGVVGVFRPVMLLPAGISDRLTDAQLEAIIAHELCHVRRRDNLLAAIHMLVEALFWFHPQVWWIGARLVDERERACDEEVLRLGSEPQAYAEGILKVCEFYLESPLVCVTGVTGSNLKKRIEDIMTNRIASKLDFTKKLLLASVSVAAVVVPIAIGFLSPIAGRAQSQTEAAASPVFTNVSIKLHPPDKPGEIKSLMLREPGSSEWKATNVTVRQLIQSAYGLINREISGGPDWLASEKYDISAQVEQSANPDQIKPKIQNLLADRFKFKFHRETQELPVYELVAGKNGPKLNGVVAGDVLPHMFHISMTGGHRHFEAKQIGISQLAIFLSGSTGRLVQDKTGIQGVYDFNWTGRRETANL, from the coding sequence ATGAGCATTTATATGATCGCGGCATTTTCACCTCTGGCATGGACGATCCTGGGGACGTCGGTAGCCAACCACCTGTGGCAATCAACCCTCTTTGCCGCAGTGGCATGGTTACTGACGCTTGCGCTAAGAAATAACCGCGCCCAGGTGCGTTATTGGCTCTGGCTGGCTGCATCGGTGAAATTCCTGATTCCGTTCTCGCTGCTGATTGGCATGGGCAGCCACCTGGGATGGCCGAAGGCCGCTGTCGTCCTCCAGCCCGGAGTCTCCGTGGTGATGCAAGAGATCGGCCAGCCTTTTGCGCAAGCGACGCCACGTTACGCGGCTGTGCCGGCGGCCTCGACGGCTCTGCTCCCTGCGCTCCTGTTGGTCGTGTGGTTGTGCGGTTGTGTGGGCGTGCTTCTGTTTTGGTGGTCGCGTTGGCGGCGCGTGACCCGCGCAGTGTGCGGAGCTTTCCCGCTGCAATCTGGACGCGAACTCGATGCACAACGCCGCCTTGAGTCAAGAGGAATAGCGGGGCCGATCAAGATCATTGCCTCTAAATCTGCCTTGGAACCAGGTGTTGTCGGCGTCTTCCGCCCGGTCATGCTGCTGCCGGCAGGGATATCAGACCGGCTGACAGACGCGCAATTGGAGGCGATCATCGCGCACGAATTGTGCCACGTTCGCCGCCGCGACAATCTGCTGGCGGCGATCCATATGCTGGTGGAAGCTCTCTTCTGGTTTCATCCGCAGGTGTGGTGGATCGGGGCGCGGCTGGTAGACGAGCGCGAGCGCGCCTGCGACGAAGAGGTATTGCGCCTGGGCAGCGAGCCGCAGGCATATGCCGAAGGCATCCTGAAAGTCTGCGAATTTTATCTGGAATCGCCGCTGGTCTGCGTGACCGGGGTTACGGGATCGAATCTCAAGAAAAGAATCGAGGACATCATGACAAATCGCATAGCAAGCAAACTGGATTTCACCAAGAAGCTATTGCTTGCCAGCGTAAGCGTGGCGGCAGTGGTCGTGCCTATCGCCATCGGCTTTCTGAGTCCAATAGCAGGTCGAGCGCAGTCGCAGACCGAGGCTGCTGCCTCGCCGGTATTTACAAATGTTTCCATCAAGCTGCATCCGCCGGATAAGCCAGGAGAAATCAAGTCTTTGATGCTTCGAGAACCCGGAAGCTCGGAGTGGAAAGCGACAAACGTAACTGTAAGGCAGCTCATTCAGTCCGCATATGGACTCATCAATCGTGAAATTTCAGGAGGGCCAGACTGGCTCGCATCCGAAAAATACGATATCAGTGCGCAGGTTGAGCAATCCGCTAACCCTGACCAGATCAAGCCAAAGATCCAGAATCTTTTGGCGGACCGGTTTAAATTTAAATTCCATCGCGAAACGCAAGAGCTGCCGGTCTACGAGCTGGTTGCAGGAAAAAACGGGCCCAAGCTCAACGGGGTGGTGGCCGGCGACGTATTGCCTCACATGTTCCATATATCTATGACTGGCGGTCATCGCCATTTTGAAGCCAAACAGATTGGCATCTCGCAACTGGCAATCTTCCTGTCGGGTTCGACTGGGCGCCTAGTACAGGACAAAACTGGAATCCAGGGAGTTTACGATTTCAACTGGACTGGACGCCGGGAGACAGCCAATCTGTGA
- the mnmA gene encoding tRNA 2-thiouridine(34) synthase MnmA, whose protein sequence is MLENKTIAVAMSGGVDSSTVAAMLRAEGHNVVGLTMQLWNQRRLAGREGMPEQVRGRCCSIEDVYDARRVAEVLGIPYYVVNHEERFEHDVVRPFVEEYLSGRTPIPCSLCNNHLKFDQLLLTAQQIGADTLATGHYAQAEFNPASERWNLRRGVDRSRDQSYFLFGLTQEQLCRTIFPLGNMIKPQVREKARALGLAPATTEKPDSQEICFVPGGDYKKFIDAYLAEQGEALPDTSGELVTPSGKAIGEHGGIHHFTVGQRKGLGVATGSPLYVLEIRGDKKQVVVGPGDELQSTTLRARRINLISAAHLDQPMRITAKIRHRHEPASATVQQTGDDEITVTFDQPQRAITPGQAVVLYDGENVVGGGWIV, encoded by the coding sequence ATGCTCGAAAATAAGACCATTGCCGTAGCCATGTCGGGCGGTGTGGATTCCTCCACCGTCGCGGCCATGCTCCGCGCTGAAGGGCATAACGTCGTGGGGTTGACCATGCAGCTCTGGAACCAGCGTCGCCTTGCTGGGCGCGAGGGCATGCCCGAGCAGGTCCGGGGGCGCTGTTGTTCGATTGAAGATGTATACGATGCCCGCCGCGTGGCGGAGGTGCTTGGCATCCCTTACTACGTGGTCAACCACGAAGAGCGCTTTGAGCATGATGTGGTTCGTCCCTTCGTCGAAGAGTATCTCTCCGGCAGGACCCCGATCCCCTGCAGTTTGTGCAACAATCACTTGAAGTTTGATCAGTTACTCCTTACAGCACAACAGATTGGGGCTGACACCCTTGCCACAGGCCACTACGCCCAGGCGGAGTTCAATCCAGCCAGCGAGCGCTGGAACCTGCGCCGCGGAGTGGACCGCTCCCGTGATCAAAGTTACTTTCTTTTTGGCCTGACCCAGGAACAGCTTTGCCGTACCATCTTTCCCTTGGGCAACATGATCAAGCCACAGGTGCGGGAAAAGGCGCGCGCTTTGGGACTGGCGCCAGCGACAACCGAGAAGCCCGATTCGCAGGAGATATGCTTTGTCCCCGGCGGCGACTATAAGAAGTTCATTGATGCGTATCTGGCCGAGCAGGGTGAAGCTCTGCCCGATACCTCCGGAGAGTTAGTGACCCCTTCCGGCAAGGCAATAGGAGAGCACGGGGGCATACACCACTTCACCGTAGGCCAGCGCAAGGGACTGGGCGTAGCTACCGGCTCACCGCTCTACGTTCTGGAGATTCGTGGCGACAAGAAGCAGGTCGTGGTTGGCCCGGGCGACGAGTTGCAGTCAACTACTCTCCGTGCGCGGCGCATCAATCTGATTTCGGCTGCTCACCTCGATCAGCCCATGCGGATTACAGCCAAGATACGCCACCGCCACGAGCCGGCTTCGGCTACCGTACAGCAGACCGGCGACGACGAAATCACTGTGACCTTCGACCAGCCCCAGCGCGCCATTACTCCCGGACAGGCAGTTGTGCTGTATGACGGTGAGAACGTGGTGGGCGGGGGATGGATTGTTTAG
- a CDS encoding (2Fe-2S)-binding protein, whose protein sequence is MPKQLIELRVNGRNYEIAVEPSQLLLDCLRQDLQLTGSKRGCDDSSCGACTVQVDGIPVLSCTMLAASCQEREITTIEGVAEHGCLAAIQKAYGEWGGAQCGFCTPGFIMTVKALLTHNPEPTDEDIRHALSGNLCRCTGYTQMFQAIKSAIEAEQKGIAAGK, encoded by the coding sequence ATGCCCAAACAACTCATCGAGCTTCGCGTCAACGGCCGGAACTATGAGATTGCGGTTGAGCCCAGCCAACTGCTGCTCGATTGCCTGCGCCAGGATTTGCAGCTTACCGGCTCCAAGCGCGGCTGTGATGATTCTTCTTGTGGCGCTTGCACTGTACAAGTAGATGGCATTCCCGTGCTTTCCTGCACCATGCTGGCGGCAAGCTGCCAGGAGCGCGAGATTACGACGATTGAAGGAGTAGCTGAGCATGGCTGTTTGGCGGCGATCCAGAAGGCCTATGGCGAGTGGGGAGGCGCGCAGTGCGGCTTCTGTACGCCCGGCTTCATTATGACGGTGAAGGCCTTGCTGACACATAATCCTGAGCCGACAGATGAAGATATCCGCCACGCTCTCAGCGGAAACCTGTGCCGTTGCACCGGATACACACAGATGTTTCAGGCCATAAAATCAGCAATCGAGGCTGAGCAAAAGGGAATAGCGGCGGGGAAATAA
- a CDS encoding TIGR03435 family protein — MITAVQEQLGFELNPQTAPVETLIIDSVEKPSTDQPGTQSEFQSQSKDVAGPAFASVSIKPSDVEQKGWWSHAYPDGRFVVRNANLKALVQRAYGIDLVSIPDALNSQRYDIDANAAGPAQPDQLVLMLRTLLSAKFKLASHITTKEMPVYMLVVGPQGPKLGPVDQAADKCDFTIKAPGGEAHIVGKGTTSCLANILNYLSQADPPSLDRPVLDNTGLKGVFDFDIPVDLGASSSFHAAMQQLGLKLEANTASMELLVIDHAEQVAD; from the coding sequence GTGATTACGGCCGTACAGGAGCAGCTCGGGTTCGAACTAAATCCGCAAACCGCACCCGTTGAAACCCTGATTATTGACAGCGTTGAAAAACCCTCCACCGACCAGCCAGGAACACAATCTGAATTCCAGTCACAGAGCAAGGATGTAGCGGGGCCGGCATTCGCGAGCGTATCCATCAAGCCAAGTGATGTTGAGCAAAAGGGCTGGTGGTCGCACGCTTATCCGGATGGCAGATTTGTGGTTCGCAATGCCAATCTAAAGGCTCTCGTTCAAAGGGCCTATGGCATCGACCTGGTTTCAATTCCAGATGCGCTGAATTCGCAAAGATATGATATCGACGCAAACGCGGCTGGTCCTGCGCAACCCGACCAGCTTGTGCTGATGCTTCGGACCCTCTTGAGCGCCAAATTCAAACTTGCATCTCACATCACAACCAAAGAGATGCCTGTCTATATGCTGGTTGTAGGACCCCAGGGACCAAAGCTCGGCCCCGTGGACCAGGCTGCGGACAAATGCGACTTCACCATCAAAGCTCCGGGGGGCGAAGCCCACATCGTGGGCAAGGGTACCACGTCATGCCTGGCCAATATTTTGAATTATCTAAGCCAGGCGGACCCTCCCTCGCTCGATCGTCCTGTATTAGACAACACCGGACTCAAAGGAGTCTTTGATTTTGATATCCCCGTAGATTTGGGGGCATCCTCTTCTTTCCATGCGGCCATGCAGCAGCTCGGCCTGAAACTGGAGGCCAATACCGCCAGCATGGAACTGCTCGTTATTGACCATGCGGAACAAGTCGCCGACTAA
- a CDS encoding enoyl-CoA hydratase/isomerase family protein — translation MPTTYKQVQVILDPPAAKITLANPPLNVIDVPMMEELAEALKQLEPQPEVSTIIFSGSEQNFSAGVDVAAHTQDKVREMLAKFHTIIRAIVNAKKVTIAVVRGNCLGGGAELAMVCDMVFTTRDAHWAFPEIKLGCFPPVASVGLAALVGQKRAAELVLTGRQISGAEALTMGLVNAAVEGEELATVVDETLKRLSKLSPASLAVTKKAVYCWDAMHFEKGLARAEQIYLEELMKTEDAQEGIKAWLEKRDPTWKAK, via the coding sequence ATGCCAACGACCTACAAACAAGTCCAGGTAATCCTCGATCCTCCCGCAGCCAAAATCACGTTGGCCAATCCACCGCTGAACGTCATTGATGTCCCTATGATGGAAGAGCTTGCCGAAGCTCTTAAGCAACTCGAACCACAACCCGAAGTTTCTACCATTATTTTCTCTGGCAGCGAACAGAATTTTTCTGCCGGCGTAGATGTTGCCGCCCACACACAGGATAAAGTCCGTGAGATGCTGGCCAAATTTCACACCATCATCCGCGCCATCGTCAACGCAAAGAAGGTCACAATAGCCGTGGTGCGCGGCAACTGCCTGGGAGGCGGGGCCGAGCTGGCCATGGTCTGTGACATGGTTTTTACCACCCGCGACGCCCATTGGGCCTTTCCTGAAATCAAGCTGGGATGCTTCCCGCCGGTCGCCTCCGTCGGCCTGGCAGCGCTCGTTGGCCAAAAGCGTGCGGCAGAGCTGGTCCTGACTGGCCGTCAAATCTCCGGCGCAGAGGCTCTCACAATGGGATTGGTCAACGCTGCTGTGGAGGGTGAAGAACTCGCAACCGTCGTAGATGAAACCCTGAAGCGCCTTTCGAAACTAAGTCCCGCATCCCTGGCTGTAACTAAAAAAGCGGTGTACTGTTGGGACGCGATGCACTTTGAGAAAGGCCTGGCCCGTGCCGAACAGATTTACCTGGAAGAATTGATGAAGACGGAAGACGCGCAAGAGGGAATTAAGGCCTGGCTGGAAAAGCGCGACCCGACTTGGAAAGCAAAATGA
- a CDS encoding Phenylacetic acid catabolic protein encodes MASMLKIGTFGDWVGLFEDWRREIGVNPKEVSDFKFETLYGAIETVEIQFGHYKGQRKWENLRKVPTQNMRDALMNLIVYQGDTEFASVEQQRYLFNSSPSEYDRRALTRVMIEEMRHGWQMCALLIEHFGHSGKVEAQKMLERRAFENKRLLGSFNEDVDNWLDFFCYTDFVDRDGKFQLQMLKYSAFAPLGRSMSYMLREEAFHMGTGNTGLQRIAEAGVLPGWLMQKYLNKWISSAYDLFGTDHSSSAHWAYVWGLKGRYDELKNQGGAQLDDLNDYSRRLYHDEVAGLLARISAGQKSGQPELYTPDIKFNRHIGRYAGMKFHSRTGEPLDEKSYQEHSEECMPGPKDRKLLLDILAAEKNWITPRVGVRDPLETIGEPRKSAMTTPIIN; translated from the coding sequence ATGGCTTCCATGTTAAAAATCGGCACCTTCGGCGATTGGGTTGGATTGTTTGAAGATTGGCGCAGAGAGATCGGCGTGAACCCTAAAGAAGTCTCCGATTTCAAATTCGAGACCCTCTACGGCGCCATTGAGACAGTGGAGATCCAGTTCGGCCACTACAAGGGCCAGCGCAAGTGGGAGAACCTGCGCAAGGTCCCCACGCAGAACATGCGCGATGCGCTGATGAACCTGATCGTCTATCAGGGCGATACCGAGTTTGCCAGCGTTGAGCAGCAGCGCTACTTGTTCAACTCCTCGCCTAGCGAATATGATCGTCGCGCTCTCACCCGCGTCATGATCGAAGAGATGCGCCACGGCTGGCAGATGTGTGCCCTGCTGATCGAGCACTTCGGACACTCCGGCAAAGTCGAGGCACAAAAAATGCTCGAGCGCCGCGCCTTCGAGAACAAGCGCCTGCTCGGTTCTTTCAACGAAGACGTAGATAACTGGCTCGATTTTTTCTGCTACACCGATTTTGTGGATCGTGACGGCAAATTCCAGCTTCAGATGCTTAAGTATTCTGCTTTCGCGCCGCTGGGCCGCTCCATGTCGTACATGCTGCGGGAAGAGGCCTTCCACATGGGTACGGGCAACACCGGCTTGCAGCGCATCGCCGAGGCGGGTGTGCTACCGGGCTGGCTGATGCAAAAGTATCTGAACAAATGGATTTCCAGCGCCTATGACCTCTTCGGCACAGATCATTCTTCTTCCGCCCACTGGGCTTATGTTTGGGGCCTCAAGGGACGCTACGATGAACTCAAGAACCAGGGAGGCGCGCAACTCGATGACCTGAACGATTACAGCCGCCGGTTGTATCACGATGAGGTTGCGGGTCTGCTGGCGCGCATCAGTGCAGGTCAAAAATCCGGACAGCCTGAGTTGTACACGCCTGACATCAAATTCAATCGCCACATCGGGCGCTACGCCGGCATGAAGTTCCACTCGCGGACCGGTGAACCGTTGGATGAAAAGTCCTATCAAGAACATTCGGAAGAATGCATGCCGGGCCCCAAAGACCGCAAGTTGTTGCTCGACATCCTGGCTGCGGAAAAAAACTGGATCACTCCCCGCGTCGGCGTGCGCGATCCGCTGGAAACCATCGGCGAGCCGCGTAAATCGGCCATGACCACGCCGATCATTAATTGA
- a CDS encoding SDR family oxidoreductase — MEGTLSGKIAVVTGGGRGIGAAIAQRLAQMGANTILCGRTPAALQETARTIAAHGGQCETMACDVTDLRAVEALAARVEKTFQRSDILVNNAGVGAFGTPLHQLAPEEWDKVFNTNLRGVYYCIRAFAPMMIRARSGDIVNISSIAGKNALANGAAYAASKWGLNGLTYSVAEELRGHNIRVSVVCPGSVDTELSPHTGRDKSKMLRPDDVAHVVAMLVTQAPQSFASEIVLRPTQKP; from the coding sequence ATGGAAGGTACGCTCAGCGGGAAGATCGCCGTTGTTACGGGTGGCGGCCGCGGCATAGGCGCCGCGATCGCACAAAGACTCGCCCAGATGGGGGCGAACACCATCCTTTGTGGCCGCACGCCGGCCGCACTGCAAGAGACAGCTCGAACCATTGCGGCACACGGCGGCCAGTGTGAAACCATGGCCTGTGATGTGACCGACCTGCGCGCAGTGGAGGCCCTGGCCGCGCGTGTGGAGAAAACCTTTCAGCGATCAGATATCCTGGTCAACAACGCCGGAGTAGGCGCTTTTGGCACTCCCCTACACCAACTTGCTCCGGAAGAATGGGATAAGGTGTTTAACACCAATTTGCGGGGCGTGTATTACTGTATTCGGGCCTTTGCGCCGATGATGATCCGCGCCCGCAGCGGGGACATTGTGAACATCTCCTCAATTGCCGGGAAAAATGCGCTGGCAAACGGAGCTGCCTATGCCGCATCCAAATGGGGGTTGAACGGATTGACATATTCTGTGGCCGAGGAGCTGCGGGGCCATAACATCCGCGTCTCGGTGGTTTGCCCTGGCTCGGTGGATACCGAGCTTTCGCCGCATACCGGCAGAGACAAGAGCAAGATGTTGCGTCCTGACGACGTTGCTCATGTTGTGGCTATGCTGGTTACCCAGGCGCCGCAATCTTTTGCCAGCGAAATAGTGCTCAGGCCCACGCAGAAGCCGTAG
- a CDS encoding rhodanese-like domain-containing protein, with product MDYEIPADELKIKLTAKEPLTILDVREPWEYAAARIEGSKHIPMGDVPARAHQELDPEEHIVVICHHGVRSLNVAHWLRLQGFEKAQSLQGGIDHWSRTIDSKIPVY from the coding sequence ATGGATTACGAAATCCCAGCGGACGAACTTAAGATCAAGCTGACCGCGAAAGAACCTTTGACGATTCTTGATGTCCGCGAGCCGTGGGAATACGCCGCAGCACGTATTGAAGGCAGCAAGCATATACCGATGGGCGATGTGCCTGCACGCGCCCACCAGGAGCTCGATCCCGAGGAGCACATTGTCGTAATTTGCCACCACGGCGTGCGTTCGTTAAACGTGGCCCATTGGCTGCGTCTGCAAGGATTCGAGAAAGCACAATCTTTGCAGGGTGGTATTGACCATTGGTCGCGCACCATTGATTCCAAAATACCTGTGTATTGA